ttttaggaGATCATAGTCTGTTTGGACACATTGTCAAAGTACATGTGATTCTAATACATGCCTGAATGTTGTAATATTTACTTttacacaattataattataaaggaGACTGATATGTAATTCTAATATTTTGGGCTGAGAAATGTCATCCAGTGCAATTTTTCATATGAATATGTTTCGCGACAATTTCAATCACATTTGTCTGCAACTCCAAAAGAGATTAATATGTTTCATGAAGAGTAATTGTAAATTATAATATCCACATTAAATCAATACCATATAACAAGTGAATAGTTAGTaagatatgatatttttttaaatatatggtATTGAAGTAGTCTCTTCTTTATGTTTATAGAATATTTTGTAACCGAAAAATATTGTTGATAcgatattttttgaaaaaggaaaaaaatactaaacatcttttaatttatttaattcattttaattgaaattttcactatttttttagtttaattttcagTAAAGTGCACTAATCgtctgaaaaggaaaaaaaatgctaaacatctttattttcttttacttcaaTAAACATCTTCTTTTCAATAcatcaataaaaacataaatataggtGAATGTTAGCATAGCAATGAGAATTGATTCTGGAAATGTGATAAGTTCCTACAAATTGATTGATCACGGTTAAAATTTTCCCTAACAAAGATTTTCTATTTAATGTCCAACTGTACTTCATTGTATTTGCAGAATTTTGGTTTTAAGAAAGTGAATCTAAGCACAAAATTTTATACGGTTTAGAATCTAAGgtataaaataatcttatttaagtTGAATAAAATTAGACTATAAAATTCTGTCTCCGAGATCACAAAACCATATTGATAatgcatattaattaatattctttatCTATATTAACATTGCATACTAGACTAACTACATATTTTATCAAGAAATATTTTCCTGGACAAAAAAGGCTTAACTATCAGATCAAAGATTACTCAATTTGGGGAAGGAAAATAAATTGATGTTAGCAGCCTTGTGGCCAGGTTGGGAACACTGATGTTGACATGATGCTTAACGCATTATATATACTTTTCACTGGCATACTACGTCGTGGTCAATTCGAAAATGCCACCGATAAAACTCCATTTTGATTTGATGTGGTGCAAAGTTTGTGGTCCATATTATCCCCGCATAAAACACGTGGGTCTTCAATTTTGAATTATGTCTCTCCTTGGTTCGATGTGTCTCTAAGATGATATATACAATCCAAGTGAAGCAACAATTTTACTAGAGGCAACAAACATTGCTGGCTACTGAAGAATGAATATCCCAACTTGTTCCACTGGGCATTGCAAACATACTCGTAAAGCACCGACCAACCAAAAAGGTTACAAATATCCTTTGATTATGTTATGGGTATAATAGTGCACTAGTACAATTCAGCTGCTCATGACTTCACTTCACTCTATTCAACCCGGTAAAAGATTTTTCGTTTGCAAGTACATTTGCCAATATCCAGGGGCCACTGAGTAGTCAATCTTCTGAGCTTGTCATACCATAATAATAGATGCTGCTTGTGGTAAACTCCACAGAAACTCATGCAATACCATGCAAAACCTTTTTTTATGTCCATAATAGAACCCACATCAACATCATCTGATATATATTTGTGCCCCCAGAAGAATTCATGGCCTCTCATGTCAATTTGCAATTTCGAGTTTCAAATTGAAAGGATGTTGTTAAGTTTTGTCCAAGATACGGTCGGGCTTAGTCACCGCATGGTTAAGCCCAATCGTGTAGTCTAGTTCCGGTTGAGCCTTCAGCcttgtgtatattttttttaaaaaaaaaaatccttgcgattatttttgtaaaatctgTCATAACAATTCAAGACACCAATTATGCTATTCATGCAAGTTGATGAATAGAATCGAACAAAATTGTGAGGAACTAAAACAAGAAAATgtctgacaaaaaaaatgagaaatcaaGATAATCAagacaaaatagaaaataatgagTGGATgatttgtaaaaagaaaaaaaagaggagcGCAATCAACCAAAATGAAAGTACATATATAAGTGGACAAGTGGGAGTTAAACAGAAAAAGTACCGTAATGAAACTTGATTTCTTACAGAGATAAAGCAACATGCCCCAATAAATGTATAGAAAAATCGTATTAAAATTCGGTGAACAAGCGCTTGAAAAAAGCTAAAATCTAGAATACCTAGAATTGTAAAGAATACCTAGAATTGCCTGCATAAGTTCAAGGTACGTTTGAATCCCATGAGCCAAGAAGGAATTTAATTTCACATTCAAATGCTCGCAGGCTTCTGAAAACAGTAAATTTGGGGATATGACAATCTTGTTCCGTAGTGCAAACACTCATTATTGCATCAACATTAAGTAATTACATGTCACAATTTGACGGCTCCACACGTTAACATGTATTGATGCTAGTTGCATAGAAGTCATAACTGGCCACGACTGCATGTGTGACTGTATCTATGTTTAAcataaattcaaatgaaacatgCAGTTTATGTCCAGTTGTGACAGCAAACTGTGTTATAAAATGGTTCTGTATCGGTAGAAAAGGGATGAAAGGATCATTCCATCAGGTCGAAGGAAAACAGATCAACATAGCATTTGAAATGGTTCTATATCGGTAAAATGCCTTGAAGGGTAATCCTTATGCCAAGAAATCCAAATATACAATAAATACtgtaattttaatatgtaattCCACAAAAAAGAACCGATAGAGAGCTAGTATGTTACTAGTATCACAAAAAAAGTGCATGAAGGCTGAAACCAGCGAAACAACTTCACAgggtaattaataaattatatggtCAAAGAACCACTTTCTATATAGCTCCACCTTGAGTTAACACCTCGAAAAAATGGAAACGCTCACCACGCCTAAAAGCCTTACATACTCAACCAGACAAATAAACAGGGAACAGCACCATAATGCATTTTTCAACTGTGATTGCCATCCTCACTCCCAGCGTCATTCTCCTCTTGGTCATCATCTTCAGAGTCATCCTCATCGTTTTCCTGCCAATGAGAATTATACTTGATATGATGATATTTTGGAAGTGGTAAtgtcattaatttaaaatacaagTTAACATGACTTGAAAACTTTAAGAATGCTATTCTTAGGTAAAATAGCAATCAGCCGGGTAactcttccttttttcttttggcaTCAAACATCTAAAAATGAGttcatctttgttattttcagaTCATGAATATGATGATTACAACTTTTAGCATTTTGTTGTGTGTTCACAAAAAAATCTCTTGTTATTGTTGAAATGATATACTTTTAGATATTGAGGGAGGAAAACAGATAAAAGAGAATGAAACACTGCGTTGATATTAACTTAGATGTATTAAAACATttgtatatttgatttgatatatTCATAAAACCTATAGTACTAACCCTTATATACGAATCATAATCCTAATTAAGGAAACAAGTCATGATAAGATAAAGAAATATGGTAACTATTCACAAATTCAAGACAGATAAAGTGAAACTAATACTAAGGATAGTCTAAGATATTCTAAgaagatataataaaatattttcatatattctaGCAGTTATTAAAAAGAATTCACATCACATAGGTGATTTGACAATCTAAACTCTCAAGTTTCGttttctaaatatatatacTACACAAAAACAGGAACAGCAATTAAAGCATTCAGTTAAACCTCTGGAGTTCAAAATATGACTCCTAGAAGTGGGTTGTACATGCTCAACATTAAACTAGGCCTCCAATAATTGCATATTAAATTGTGTATCCATTGACTGAATTTAGGATGAATTCAGCATGGATCCAGTAATTGTCATTTGTCAGATtccataaaacataaaaatcaatactCCAATCATATTTGTCAATCACCTATactttttgtaagaaaaaatggAACTTCAATTACCTCATCATCAGCTTCAGAATCAACATCCTCTTCATCAAGCTCCTGTTCCCGAGTCAATTTTTACGCATTAGAAacacaatgaaaaaaatagcaaaaataaaatgaataaatatgtgCAATCTGAAAGTACAATAGCTATTCATAAAAGAGAAGATACAAAAAGTGAAAAGTTTAACTTACATTGTTGAAATAAGTGAGTGGATTTGGCCATAAATCATCCTTGATTAATTCTGCAACCTGCATTTAGAGTGAAATATTGCTTTAGGACTAATGTGATtatgtgaagaagaaaaaaagaatataccTAAAGAACTTCAATCTGGAAAGAATTTTATAAgaccagaaaaaaaatatacctcGTCATGAATTTCATCCACATCATCTTTCTGCTCACAGTCACTAAACCAACTAAAGAAACTGCATTTATTGgcacaagaaaattaaaataataatcattggTTTCATGAACTATTTACGAAAGGAGCTTTAATAACAtttccttcaaaatataattaataattaactaacAATTAAGATGTCCACACACAAAAGAAGTTTTATTAAAAGCTGCAGTATCTGCTTCACCAACTTATTCTATGTCTTGCTCCAAATTACCCTGTTCAAATGGTTGGTCAGGGCATCAAGGATTTGCATGCTTTCATCCTTGTTAAGATTTCAAAACAAGACTGGAGACTTGTAACAGGTATAAAAAGATTATTCTACCAACACTTCACAGGTCAATACTTTCCATATTCTAatcttttaaatagttattctcGTATAGAAAAGTATGCTACAACATAGAAAAGTTTTACAGGTAGAAGCGTATTGAAAAAATGGATACTGTAATGCAGAACATGTCTTCTGAATCAAAAGTGGAATATGGTTTAGTAATCCAATTCCAAGCAGGCATCACTAACTAGGTGCCCTTTCTTGATCTGCTAATTGATCAATTCAAATGTAATGCATGAAGTTGTGATCACGGACAAATTTGTAGGTCAAGAAAACTCCAGCCTCCAGCAGTagattatgttttctttttttcaaaaagaaaaggctcAAGTTGATCTGCTTtctttgtttataatattaatgtgctaaaaaattaaaactaaaaatttaggcATCAACCTGATATCAATACGAGCCCGCTTGTTCCCATTCTTGTCATGATCAAGTCCATTGGGTAATCCCTGTGCATTTAAGGATTATGTTTCaaagtcaaaaaaaaaaagcaaaataaaaattgtagatGCTGATAGGGGAGAAAAAGTGAATTCATAGCCTTACATTGCCCTCTTTCCATTTTATGGGGGTAGCAGTTATCTTTGTTGTTCCTTCTTCAAGGAAGGTAAAAGTCTTTGTAAGCTTTGTATTCTCAAAATAGGGATTGGGATTGAAATTCTGaacaagaaataattaaaaagtggtCATTTTGTCAGTAGAAAATTAACATCTGGTTATTCTTCaatgaataaaacaaacattGACTTCACACAGACCATAAATTTTCAGGATGATCTAAAAGTGATTTCTAAATCCCTTCTACAAAGAAAAGCACCACTTAAATAAATACAAgggaatttttattttcagggaGGGTGAGAAAGAGAGCAAGGAAAACTTACAAAGGTGATTGAGTAGCCTGATTTGACATCTTTATTATCTTCAACATCAAGAGAACCCAAATACTTAAATATCTACCAAACAAAGGATGCCGGCAATGAATTAAACTTCATCAACAGGTATTATCAGTAATCAAAGGAATAAAAACATTGAATGCATGCACTCTCTCATGTAAACCTCACAAAACAccataagtaaataaataaaccgAATCTAACTAAATTTAACATAATTGCAAAACTTCAGCAAGCGTAAGGAAAGAAGCCAAACCTTTTGATCCTCTACGTTCAGAAGTTCACAAAGGGCAGGATGACTCATAAACTACACaagcaaaaaagaatataaataatttttaaaattttttaaccatcctaacaataatcaaattaacagaaagaaagaaagaaactcaCAGCAGTGAACCAGAAATCAGGAATAGATTTGACGACATCATTTCGCTTATCGTAAACTGGCTTCCTTATCTCATTGTACTTCTGCTCTACTTCGAGGACCTTATCACTCGCCTCTTCATTGATCTACAACgacattcaaattcaaattcaccaTCAATACACAATTTATACAATTCATACTACGCTAGGTTTACGTTAATTCGAGGAATCAGTAAAATTCACGAAAGTACAGAACGGAGAATGAAAACCTAAAAAGGTGGAAAACATGAATTTTAATTGAGATGTTGAAAAATTGAGAGTTAAGCATAGAATGGTGACGTGGAACCTTATCGAGCTCGTCTTGGACTTCTTGCAGCTTCTCGATGGAGAGGACGAGTTCGCCGTCGATGCTATCCTCCAAATTCTCGGCGACTTTCAA
This region of Glycine soja cultivar W05 chromosome 17, ASM419377v2, whole genome shotgun sequence genomic DNA includes:
- the LOC114391936 gene encoding NAP1-related protein 2-like gives rise to the protein MVGDNTKKLKVAENLEDSIDGELVLSIEKLQEVQDELDKINEEASDKVLEVEQKYNEIRKPVYDKRNDVVKSIPDFWFTAFMSHPALCELLNVEDQKIFKYLGSLDVEDNKDVKSGYSITFNFNPNPYFENTKLTKTFTFLEEGTTKITATPIKWKEGNGLPNGLDHDKNGNKRARIDISFFSWFSDCEQKDDVDEIHDEVAELIKDDLWPNPLTYFNNELDEEDVDSEADDEENDEDDSEDDDQEENDAGSEDGNHS